A section of the Alkalihalobacillus sp. LMS39 genome encodes:
- a CDS encoding glycosyl hydrolase, whose amino-acid sequence MKRNFVGVLMCLFFGFIAITMGSGAVANTNEVSVGNGSYSSVFPTIDYGGISDPGFQAQQGEPPETIYRSEHVTGPMQTNTWWGSLAVEQYSMNQYPHPFSVRHREEGFHVFYDAPHNMVVHQNKEAGTWHINGAIGTDFIIGHSSTKQFQHALVDDYNDWYVRGLLEDDTRKMRVTYGVGSPYLFVEYEEGTAELTFDIQPTIWENQGHIIGFSTHDNKHYAAFALPGENWTGLDSKTLSTESDYVSIAKLPDNRVQMLQRFEEYAYSVVRDAIADWEYNETTGKVSTTYKVTTEAKRQDAPDGTIFALYPHQYRHLTQASEQRLLDDYRIRTIRGNMLMLPGKEFSTELMYTGVLPSLPDLGNYDRERLKSYLDNAKSHYPTGSDTYELGKYLGKLATLAPIADQMGEAELAEQFRNELKTILEDWFQATDSHGKLKGKNLFYYNENWGTLLGYHAAHSSATRINDHHFHYGYFVKAAAEIARTDAQWAAEDNWGGMVELLIRDFAGGRDDEMFPYIRMFDPYSGNSWADGLATFDSGNNQESSSEAMHAWTNVILWAEATGNKELRDRAIYLYTTEMSAINEYFFDVHEEIFPEEYGPEIVTINWGGKMDHATWWHSGMVEKYAINWLPFHGGSLYLGHHPDYVERAYEALRTENGSTDWNLWSNMVWMYRALSNPADALQQMEASIDEYGLFNPGNEKWIERGSTKAQTYHWIHNLYELGQVDPTVTADHPIYAVFTKNGERTYIAYNYSDKPITVHFSDGHTIEVEPNRFNIGNGESEAEPGEPTEPVPSEPEAPRNGFERIQAQTYDEMSGIQTERTEDIDGEENIGWISSGDWVKYENVDFRNGASSVQARVATDTEGGIIEFRLGSVTGALIGTVEVTNTGGWQQWVTVNAPVNVSGIHDLYLVFVGDGNTDLMNVNWFEFSQQAENNDDVIIDDDFIAGITNKSEQEATIFFQPVTEAIYVDLHIKINNGPQLNYRMNESHGEWKRVVGSLSSGDQLEYSFTYEKSGPQYTTDWFTYTH is encoded by the coding sequence ATGAAAAGAAATTTTGTTGGAGTACTCATGTGTTTGTTCTTTGGTTTTATTGCCATTACGATGGGTAGCGGAGCGGTGGCTAATACAAATGAAGTATCGGTAGGAAATGGAAGTTATTCAAGCGTTTTTCCGACAATTGATTACGGTGGAATTTCTGATCCTGGTTTTCAAGCGCAACAAGGAGAACCCCCAGAAACAATTTATCGCTCGGAGCATGTGACTGGGCCAATGCAAACAAATACTTGGTGGGGATCGTTAGCTGTTGAGCAGTATTCGATGAACCAATATCCTCATCCTTTTAGTGTTCGTCACCGAGAAGAAGGCTTCCATGTTTTTTATGATGCTCCTCACAATATGGTTGTCCATCAAAACAAAGAAGCGGGAACTTGGCATATCAACGGAGCAATAGGCACAGACTTTATTATTGGTCATTCAAGCACAAAGCAGTTTCAACATGCCCTAGTTGATGATTATAATGACTGGTATGTGAGAGGGTTACTTGAAGATGACACAAGGAAAATGCGTGTCACGTATGGAGTAGGTTCGCCGTATCTTTTTGTTGAATATGAAGAGGGGACTGCTGAACTTACGTTTGATATTCAACCGACGATTTGGGAAAATCAGGGACATATTATTGGGTTTTCAACTCATGATAATAAGCATTATGCTGCGTTTGCCCTACCAGGGGAAAATTGGACAGGCCTTGATTCGAAAACACTTTCAACTGAAAGTGATTATGTCTCTATTGCAAAATTGCCAGATAATCGTGTTCAAATGTTACAGCGATTTGAAGAATATGCCTATTCAGTTGTTCGTGATGCTATTGCAGATTGGGAGTATAATGAAACGACAGGAAAAGTGAGCACAACGTATAAAGTCACAACAGAAGCGAAGCGACAAGATGCTCCAGATGGAACGATCTTTGCCCTTTATCCACATCAATACCGTCATTTAACACAAGCTTCAGAACAGCGGTTGTTAGATGATTATCGCATTCGAACGATTCGTGGTAACATGCTTATGTTACCAGGGAAAGAGTTTTCAACAGAATTAATGTACACAGGGGTATTGCCATCCTTACCTGATTTAGGGAACTATGACAGAGAACGACTTAAATCATATCTAGATAATGCGAAATCACATTACCCAACAGGTTCTGATACGTATGAGTTAGGAAAATATTTAGGGAAACTTGCAACGCTTGCACCAATTGCTGACCAAATGGGAGAAGCTGAACTGGCTGAACAGTTCCGAAATGAATTAAAGACGATTTTAGAAGATTGGTTTCAAGCAACAGATAGCCATGGGAAATTGAAGGGAAAAAATTTATTTTATTATAATGAGAATTGGGGGACATTGTTAGGCTATCACGCTGCACATAGCTCAGCAACACGAATTAATGACCACCATTTTCATTATGGCTATTTTGTAAAAGCCGCTGCAGAAATTGCTCGTACTGATGCACAATGGGCAGCAGAGGACAATTGGGGCGGAATGGTAGAGTTATTAATACGAGATTTTGCTGGTGGACGAGACGACGAGATGTTCCCTTATATTCGAATGTTTGATCCATACTCAGGGAATTCGTGGGCTGATGGGTTGGCGACATTCGATTCTGGAAATAATCAGGAGTCTTCATCTGAAGCAATGCATGCATGGACAAATGTTATTTTATGGGCAGAAGCGACAGGAAATAAAGAGCTGCGAGACCGTGCCATTTATTTATACACGACTGAAATGAGTGCGATTAACGAGTATTTTTTTGACGTACATGAAGAGATTTTCCCTGAAGAATACGGTCCGGAAATTGTGACGATAAATTGGGGCGGGAAGATGGACCATGCAACATGGTGGCATTCGGGAATGGTTGAAAAATACGCGATTAATTGGCTACCATTCCATGGCGGATCCCTTTATTTAGGTCATCACCCTGATTATGTCGAGCGAGCTTATGAAGCATTACGAACTGAAAATGGGTCTACAGATTGGAATCTATGGTCAAATATGGTGTGGATGTACCGAGCTTTATCCAATCCCGCTGATGCATTGCAACAAATGGAAGCCTCAATCGATGAGTATGGGCTGTTTAATCCTGGTAATGAAAAGTGGATAGAAAGAGGCAGCACGAAAGCACAAACGTATCATTGGATTCACAACTTATACGAGCTTGGTCAAGTGGACCCAACTGTTACAGCTGATCACCCGATTTATGCCGTGTTTACAAAGAATGGGGAACGAACATATATCGCTTATAATTACTCGGACAAACCGATTACCGTTCATTTTTCTGATGGACATACAATAGAGGTTGAACCAAATCGGTTTAACATTGGAAACGGCGAGAGTGAAGCAGAACCAGGTGAACCTACAGAACCTGTTCCGAGCGAACCTGAAGCACCTCGCAATGGATTTGAGCGAATTCAAGCCCAAACATATGATGAGATGAGTGGAATTCAAACAGAACGAACTGAAGATATTGACGGTGAAGAAAATATCGGCTGGATTTCTTCTGGAGATTGGGTTAAATATGAGAATGTGGATTTTAGAAATGGCGCTTCTTCTGTTCAAGCTCGAGTTGCTACAGATACTGAAGGAGGAATTATTGAATTTAGATTAGGGAGTGTGACAGGTGCGCTCATCGGAACGGTGGAAGTAACAAACACAGGCGGTTGGCAGCAATGGGTTACGGTTAATGCTCCGGTCAATGTAAGCGGCATTCACGATTTGTACCTAGTGTTTGTTGGAGATGGGAACACAGATTTAATGAATGTCAATTGGTTTGAGTTCTCGCAACAAGCTGAGAATAATGATGATGTGATAATTGATGATGATTTTATAGCAGGAATTACGAATAAGTCAGAACAAGAGGCAACGATTTTCTTTCAGCCTGTTACAGAAGCCATTTATGTTGATTTGCATATAAAAATTAATAATGGACCTCAACTAAACTATCGCATGAACGAAAGCCATGGAGAATGGAAGCGAGTTGTAGGAAGTTTATCTAGTGGAGATCAATTGGAATATAGCTTTACTTACGAAAAATCAGGGCCTCAGTATACGACCGATTGGTTTACGTATACGCATTAA
- a CDS encoding metalloregulator ArsR/SmtB family transcription factor, with product MLKSIPLIDLSKEQQDFSFYEKKFKALADTRRLQIMNVLSLQGQVCVCDLSEMFDMPQSKISYHLKQLLDAELIKKETKGTWSYYELNDTQVNHLLSEELCCLFRQK from the coding sequence TTGTTAAAATCGATTCCGCTTATTGACCTCTCAAAAGAACAACAAGATTTTTCTTTCTATGAAAAGAAATTTAAAGCATTAGCAGATACAAGACGTCTTCAAATTATGAATGTTCTTAGTTTGCAAGGGCAAGTATGTGTTTGTGATTTGAGTGAAATGTTTGATATGCCTCAATCTAAAATATCATACCATCTAAAGCAGCTATTAGATGCAGAACTAATAAAAAAAGAAACAAAAGGAACTTGGAGTTATTATGAGTTAAATGATACCCAAGTGAACCACTTACTATCTGAAGAATTGTGTTGTTTGTTTCGTCAGAAATAA
- a CDS encoding ArsI/CadI family heavy metal resistance metalloenzyme: protein MNVHVGLNVTNVEESIRFYSILFGEEPVKIKEDYAKFLINDLHLNFTLNAKDSVSGNQVGHFGIQVDTPEEIEQQKDRMKQAKLAMFSEENTVCCYARQDKFWITDPDGNEWEFFYTWEDVEQSKESTTGDCCL from the coding sequence ATGAATGTACATGTTGGTCTAAACGTAACAAATGTAGAGGAGTCTATTCGGTTTTACTCAATTTTATTTGGAGAGGAGCCAGTGAAAATAAAAGAAGATTATGCAAAATTTCTAATTAATGATTTACACTTGAATTTCACGTTAAATGCCAAAGACAGTGTTTCTGGTAATCAAGTCGGGCACTTTGGAATTCAAGTAGATACCCCAGAAGAAATTGAACAACAAAAAGACAGAATGAAACAAGCGAAACTAGCTATGTTTTCCGAAGAAAACACCGTTTGTTGTTATGCGAGACAAGATAAGTTTTGGATCACCGATCCTGATGGGAATGAATGGGAATTCTTCTATACATGGGAAGATGTTGAGCAATCAAAAGAAAGCACAACAGGTGACTGTTGTCTATAA
- a CDS encoding YesL family protein, translated as MLRQGSFLYQLCEWIVRLAYLNLLWVFFSLLGLVIFGVMPATVATYTVIRKWLRGEVDIPILSTFFQTVKQEFLKANAFGFVLGTIAFIIYFDFVLLQQVQGAIQSFIFASLLILVLLVSIMGVFLFPVYVHYKFSFFRYFQKAVLFGFISPLYTLTILFSLVAVYYVFAYIPGIFIFFGASLPAFIIMFLTHRVFLNVENRK; from the coding sequence ATGCTGAGACAAGGAAGTTTTCTTTATCAACTTTGTGAGTGGATCGTGAGGCTAGCCTATTTAAATTTGCTATGGGTATTTTTTTCGTTGCTAGGTCTTGTTATATTTGGAGTTATGCCAGCAACAGTAGCCACGTATACAGTCATACGAAAATGGCTTCGTGGTGAGGTGGATATTCCGATTCTTTCAACCTTTTTTCAAACGGTGAAACAAGAGTTTTTAAAAGCGAATGCATTTGGTTTTGTGTTAGGGACCATAGCTTTTATCATCTATTTCGACTTTGTTTTATTGCAACAAGTGCAAGGTGCAATCCAGAGTTTTATTTTTGCTAGTTTACTAATTCTTGTATTACTCGTAAGTATCATGGGTGTTTTTCTTTTTCCCGTCTATGTTCATTATAAGTTTTCCTTTTTTCGATATTTTCAAAAAGCGGTGTTGTTCGGGTTCATTTCTCCTTTATATACGCTCACTATTTTATTTAGCTTAGTCGCGGTTTATTATGTTTTTGCTTATATACCAGGTATCTTTATCTTTTTTGGAGCGAGTTTGCCGGCGTTTATCATTATGTTTCTTACACATCGAGTGTTTCTTAATGTTGAAAATCGAAAATAA